Proteins encoded in a region of the Trypanosoma brucei gambiense DAL972 chromosome 11, complete sequence genome:
- a CDS encoding isocitrate dehydrogenase, putative: protein MNKISATGVLVELDGDEMTRVIWKKIKETLIFPFVNVPIEYYDLSMENRDKTEDRVTVEAAYAIKKHGVGVKCATITPDEARVKEFNLKKMWRSPNGTIRTILGGTVFREPIICSNVPRLVTTWKKPVVIGRHAFGDQYSATDAVVKEPGTFEMRFIPANGGEPKVYKVFDYKSGGVMMGMYNTDDSIRDFARSCFEFALARKWPLYLSTKNTILKHYDGRFKDIFAEMYKALYETKFKTCGIFYEHRLIDDMVAHCMRSEGGYVWACKNYDGDVQSDSWAQGFGSLGMMTSIFMTPDGKTVEVEAAHGTVTRHYRDYQKGKETSTNPVASIFAWTRALAHRARVDNNNTLLEFTQRLEDVIIATIEAGAMTEDLAICIKGEKNVVRADYLNTDEFIDAVSQRLKVAMQKSKV from the coding sequence ATGAACAAGATTAGTGCTACCGGTGTTCTTGTGGAGCTGGACGGCGATGAGATGACCCGCGTGATTTGGAAGAAGATCAAAGAAACTCTCATCTTTCCGTTTGTTAATGTCCCTATCGAGTACTACGACTTGAGTATGGAGAATAGGGATAAGACGGAGGATCGTGTGACAGTTGAGGCGGCATATGCTATCAAAAAACATGGAGTTGGAGTAAAATGCGCAACCATTACGCCCGATGAAGCGCGAGTAAAGGAGTTCAACCTCAAGAAAATGTGGAGGAGTCCCAACGGGACAATCCGAACCATTTTGGGTGGCACAGTCTTTCGCGAGCCCATTATATGCAGTAATGTTCCCCGACTCGTCACAACATGGAAAAAGCCTGTCGTTATCGGGAGACACGCGTTCGGTGATCAATACAGCGCCACAGATGCCGTTGTTAAGGAGCCGGGAACATTTGAGATGCGTTTCATACCCGCCAACGGCGGGGAACCGAAGGTTTACAAGGTGTTTGATTACAAATCAGGAGGTGTTATGATGGGAATGTACAACACCGATGACAGCATACGGGATTTTGCCAGGAGTTGCTTTGAGTTTGCCCTCGCCAGGAAGTGGCCTCTGTATCTTTCCACGAAGAACACCATACTGAAGCATTACGATGGGCGTTTCAAGGACATTTTCGCGGAGATGTACAAGGCCTTGTACGAAACTAAGTTCAAAACTTGTGGCATTTTCTACGAACACCGCCTAATTGATGATATGGTTGCTCACTGTATGAGGAGTGAAGGCGGATACGTGTGGGCCTGCAAGAACTACGATGGCGATGTCCAGTCGGACAGTTGGGCTCAAGGATTCGGGTCCCTCGGGATGATGACTTCCATTTTCATGACGCCGGACGGAAAAACAGTTGAGGTTGAGGCTGCTCATGGCACCGTCACGCGGCATTATCGGGACTATCAAAAGGGTAAGGAAACGAGCACGAACCCCGTGGCTTCCATATTTGCATGGACTCGCGCCCTTGCACACAGGGCTCGCGtggacaacaacaacacgctCCTGGAGTTTACCCAGCGACTTGAGGATGTCATCATCGCCACTATTGAAGCGGGCGCCATGACGGAGGACCTCGCCATTTGTATAAAGGGTGAGAAGAATGTTGTTCGTGCGGACTACTTAAATACCGACGAGTTTATCGACGCGGTTTCGCAGCGGTTGAAAGTGGCAATGCAGAAAAGCAAAGTGTAG
- a CDS encoding MP44: MRRAVVLHTAAPMCALTGKCVEDWESHRKSFDMRIFELLKGRLTSPTEPLPIKQIYATIANPCRLVEEFTCAKTTRRLGRLHTALSFLRRHNVLLHSLLFHVKETQTWNTTPDFDRLALYGESSLRHEVRARTLRLFPGIDSETYAALTSSVLSEEALHGLFDRLLMKALVGEKPVGKMRDWSLTPNQCGQMLCAIVGEMSWFAARTKATDRTHNNALFPPSDALILHVLCCHVLESLPAELLYNVLEPKVQRIKENWVNEPMSIPEQLHLKPRTIGSLSLSLVAKLLTEEEGRRKEVAVSAEKCQLSLTPERVIGSVRSTMLPRWNYKRFEERRYHILESDKRQVLPLAMSPVGRGDVSLASEQMPDERRRELVALALGGRYR, translated from the coding sequence ATGAGACGGGCTGTGGTACTCCATACGGCAGCGCCGATGTGTGCACTCACCGGTAAGTGCGTTGAAGATTGGGAGTCTCACAGGAAGTCGTTTGACATGCGTATTTTTGAGCTACTGAAGGGGCGCCTAACGTCACCTACCGAGCCGTTGCCCATCAAACAAATCTATGCAACAATTGCGAATCCGTGCCGGCTTGTTGAAGAATTCACGTGCGCCAAAACCACGCGCCGGTTGGGCCGACTTCATACGGCACTTAGTTTCCTTCGGCGCCACAATGTGCTGCTTCACAGTCTCCTTTTTCAcgtgaaggaaacacaaactTGGAACACGACACCAGACTTTGACCGGCTTGCCTTGTATGGAGAAAGTTCACTACGGCACGAAGTGCGCGCTCGCACACTTCGCCTTTTCCCGGGCATTGATTCGGAGACTTATGCCGCATTAACGTCTTCTGTGTTGAGTGAGGAGGCGTTGCACGGACTGTTTGATCGACTACTAATGAAAGCACTGGTGGGCGAGAAACCGGTGGGTAAGATGCGTGACTGGTCATTGACTCCGAATCAGTGCGGCCAGATGTTGTGTGCCATTGTTGGGGAGATGAGTTGGTTCGCCGCACGGACGAAAGCAACTGATCGTACGCATAATAATGcgctcttccctccttcagaCGCTCTTATTCTTCACGTGCTGTGCTGTCACGTATTGGAGAGTCTTCCGGCTGAGTTGTTGTACAATGTGCTGGAACCAAAGGTACAACGCATAAAGGAGAATTGGGTAAATGAGCCAATGTCGATTCCTGAGCAGCTGCACTTGAAGCCCCGGACAATAGGTTCATTATCGCTCTCACTGGTAGCCAAGCTTTTGACTGAGGAAGAGGGCCGCAGGAAAGAGGTGGCAGTATCCGCCGAGAAGTGCCAGCTCAGTCTCACACCTGAGCGAGTAATTGGGAGTGTTCGTTCCACAATGCTGCCTCGGTGGAACTACAAGCGTTTTGAGGAGCGGCGTTATCACATACTGGAGAGCGACAAGCGACAAGTTCTCCCACTCGCAATGTCCCCGGTGGGAAGAGGGGATGTGAGTCTCGCTTCGGAGCAGATGCCGGATGAGAGGCGGAGGGAATTAGTTGCGCTGGCACTGGGAGGGCGGTATCGTTGA
- a CDS encoding DRBD14: MQEGQLFQSMMSVNFLTDRPVSPISSASTAEVTAGHDISTINRTLDASFMYDDGALMDFDSKHWIRVTRLDPSTSSKTLRQMFYPYGGDEAFVIWDNAVVGYVGFDNHFMAELAVEKMNTFIPCRQAQALCVRPASMDEVVLARSAVSSGQESIVPLLYSDCPIKCIVQVIEGHRQPSYCAMELVEEVKRAPRSLFARVSETLSQLKANSFLVEEFREALVRNLLLHIFEEDHTDTKANCGVLLGELFCSGFLTGDPFQIASGILQRGVKSIGQIDNVCAVAHACASLPFAMSKASFWALVGQLSLQTEEPLRSALRGHIRRFHQSTEFISPKPTANAPLPTADRAASSFPGLKMRTVYVSHLPASMPQRTFMDLLTSCGGVNKVRVCRGKGYTTLFAFVEMATADGVAAALRLGRANVLGCNIRLQMARNPIQDSQSDDAVINANGTVACECLFGRHGGTLGDVASDKGY, translated from the coding sequence atgcAGGAAGGCCAACTGTTTCAGTCGATGATGAGCGTGAACTTTTTGACAGATCGTCCCGTGTCGCCTATCAGCTCTGCGTCCACTGCAGAGGTGACAGCGGGACATGATATCTCGACAATTAATCGTACACTTGACGCTTCTTTCATGTATGACGACGGGGCACTGATGGACTTCGATTCGAAGCACTGGATTCGGGTGACACGTCTGGACCCGAGCACATCAAGCAAGACGTTGCGGCAAATGTTTTACCCTTATGGCGGTGATGAGGCCTTCGTTATATGGGACAACGCGGTGGTTGGGTACGTCGGCTTTGACAACCACTTCATGGCGGAGCTCGCTGTGGAGAAGATGAATACATTCATTCCTTGTCGCCAGGCGCAAGCTCTTTGCGTACGTCCTGCGTCGATGGACGAAGTTGTTCTCGCGAGGAGCGCTGTTTCCTCAGGTCAAGAAAGCATCGTTCCGCTCTTGTACTCGGATTGTCCTATCAAGTGCATTGTGCAGGTTATTGAGGGACACAGACAGCCAAGTTACTGCGCAATGGAACTGGTTGAAGAGGTGAAGCGCGCGCCTCGCTCGTTGTTTGCTCGTGTTTCAGAAACTTTAAGCCAACTCAAGGCGAATTCCTTCTTAGTTGAGGAGTTTCGGGAGGCCCTCGTTCGGAATCTGCTTCTTCACATTTTCGAGGAGGATCACACAGATACTAAGGCGAACTGTGGTGTGCTTCTTGGGGAACTCTTCTGTTCCGGTTTTCTGACCGGCGACCCCTTCCAAATTGCCTCTGGCATTCTCCAGCGTGGCGTGAAGTCCATTGGGCAGATTGACAATGTGTGTGCTGTGGCGCATGCTTGTGCGTCGTTGCCGTTTGCTATGTCAAAGGCTTCTTTCTGGGCTCTGGTTGGCCAGTTGTCTCTACAAACTGAGGAGCCTCTGCGGTCCGCTCTGCGGGGGCACATTCGCCGTTTCCATCAAAGCACGGAGTTCATTTCGCCCAAACCGACTGCTAACGCGCCACTGCCAACGGCAGACAGAGCTGCGTCATCATTTCCAGGTTTGAAAATGCGAACTGTGTACGTTTCTCACCTTCCCGCTTCAATGCCTCAGCGCACTTTTATGGACCTTCTAACTTCATGTGGAGGTGTAAACAAAGTTCGCGTTTGCCGCGGGAAGGGTTACACAACCCTTTTTGCCTTCGTGGAGATGGCCACCGCCGACGGTGTGGCGGCTGCTCTACGTCTCGGCCGAGCAAACGTTCTTGGCTGCAACATCCGCCTGCAGATGGCACGCAATCCGATTCAGGATTCCCAGTCTGATGATGCAGTTATTAACGCGAACGGTACAGTCGCCTGCGAATGCCTTTTTGGACGTCATGGGGGCACATTGGGCGATGTGGCAAGCGACAAGGGGTACTAA
- a CDS encoding ATPase, putative gives MIRVPSRWPCSSSPVALVQVNDDFVAICGVVSSDEELASWELDCSITLNRQVAERVTAQDFSPAGTHEVYFIGPSKQTKRRFVEVPVHPGGGGDTLRVLTPLSTYEAKTVLLEGPRVSTPGFMERLFASLVGRYVVVDCDVMTQEGLQFRVKDAELKRGYRGLALVGSTARVKLNQRSAKYFWPSDVLVGLDEQAQELRTVMQAMLQSPGRWLGVSLHDSSGCEALTVVRKCVADTNGTLVWWSPSSVYGQGGDYCASRLIVLCIPDMDEVFPSSDSSLAGLTVRLLRGSIDSLLNSGSSEKPALVLVGITKNEIIGVANSLFAAKISFEFPDVDKRAVLLAHVRGGDRMDHMSEAHTLVGLSRSEVLDAARRQPRSRGPLNKVLRWSDIGGLDDVKDRLHRALILPQLEPGLFARFGLTPPRGILLYGPPGCAKTSLVKALCSEGCFSFIYLDFAGLISAYVGESERILRDAFHRAARQAPCIVFFDEVDAIGGRRAMNSRDSDQARLLSTLLTEMDGFSSSNGVCFVGATNTPHQIDAALLRPGRFDYLVYVPLPPLEDRRRVLSLVLGSTTADLDKLARVTEGFSGADLSALATSVLLELLDGTDEGSASECLNDPEALTQLLVSRAGEFHKTSYDVAALERFNRDCSSDSGAV, from the coding sequence ATGATTAGGGTGCCCTCCCGCTGGCCATGCTCGTCATCACCCGTCGCCCTTGTGCAAGTTAATGACGACTTCGTGGCAATATGTGGCGTGGTTTCATCAGATGAAGAATTAGCATCGTGGGAGCTGGACTGTAGCATAACATTAAATCGTCAGGTAGCCGAGAGGGTCACTGCACAGGATTTCTCACCTGCGGGGACTCATGAGGTATACTTCATCGGTCCTTCAAAGCAAACTAAAAGACGATTTGTGGAGGTTCCCGTCCATCCAGGTGGTGGGGGTGACACTCTTCGAGTATTGACGCCACTTAGCACGTATGAGGCCAAAACAGTTTTGCTTGAGGGCCCTCGAGTAAGTACACCTGGTTTTATGGAACGACTTTTTGCCTCGCTAGTTGGACGGTACGTAGTCGTTGATTGTGACGTCATGACACAAGAAGGATTACAGTTTCGCGTAAAAGACGCTGAGCTGAAGAGAGGGTATCGTGGCCTGGCGTTGGTGGGTTCAACAGCCCGTGTAAAACTAAATCAGAGGTCTGCTAAATATTTTTGGCCAAGCGATGTGCTCGTTGGATTGGATGAGCAGGCACAGGAGCTAAGAACAGTGATGCAAGCCATGCTACAGTCCCCAGGGCGTTGGCTAGGTGTTTCTCTTCATGATTCGTCCGGCTGCGAGGCCCTGACAGTTGTTCGCAAGTGCGTAGCTGACACAAACGGAACGCTGGTGTGGTGGTCCCCATCGTCTGTTTACGGTCAGGGAGGGGACTATTGTGCAAGTCGACTCATTGTGCTGTGTATACCTGACATGGATGAGGTCTTCCCATCTTCGGACAGTTCGTTGGCGGGTCTGACCGTGCGGCTGCTGCGAGGAAGCATCGACAGTTTGTTGAATAGCGGTTCTAGCGAGAAACCTGCCCTGGTGTTGGTCGGCATCACTAAGAATGAAATCATTGGAGTGGCAAACTCGCTCTTTGCCGCAAAGATATCGTTTGAATTTCCTGACGTCGACAAGCGGGCTGTCCTTCTGGCACATGTTCGCGGGGGCGATAGGATGGACCATATGAGTGAAGCGCACACGCTTGTTGGCCTTTCCCGCTCCGAAGTCCTGGACGCGGCGCGACGGCAACCCCGATCTCGTGGCCCTCTCAATAAAGTTTTGCGGTGGTCGGACATTGGCGGTCTCGACGATGTGAAGGATCGCTTACACCGCGCTTTGATCCTCCCTCAACTGGAGCCTGGGCTGTTTGCCCGTTTTGGTCTGACACCCCCTCGTGGGATACTTTTGTACGGTCCACCGGGATGCGCTAAAACGAGTTTAGTTAAAGCATTGTGCTCGGAGGGatgcttctcttttatttatcttGACTTCGCGGGGCTCATCAGCGCATATGTTGGAGAATCTGAACGGATATTGCGTGATGCGTTTCACCGGGCAGCTCGCCAGGCACCatgcattgttttttttgatgaGGTCGATGCTATTGGTGGAAGGCGCGCGATGAATTCCCGCGACAGTGATCAGGCACGGCTCCTTTCAACCCTCCTTACGGAGATGGACGGGTTTTCTTCATCTAACGGGGTATGTTTTGTCGGTGCCACTAATACACCACATCAGATTGATGCTGCCCTGCTTCGTCCCGGTAGGTTCGACTATCTCGTGTATGTTCCGCTTCCGCCCCTGGAAGACCGGCGCAGGGTTCTATCGCTTGTGCTTGGAAGCACAACGGCGGATCTCGACAAACTTGCGCGCGTCACCGAGGGCTTTAGCGGGGCTGATCTCTCGGCGCTTGCAACGAGTGTCCTTCTGGAGTTGTTGGACGGCACCGATGAGGGTAGCGCTTCGGAGTGCCTAAATGACCCCGAGGCACTAACCCAACTTCTCGTCTCTCGAGCTGGGGAGTTCCACAAGACCTCATACGATGTTGCGGCGCTTGAGAGGTTTAACAGAGACTGCTCTTCCGACTCGGGAGCTGTATGA